Proteins encoded in a region of the Marinococcus sp. PL1-022 genome:
- a CDS encoding solute:sodium symporter family transporter, whose translation MFSLFTFILITIAIAGYAAYRTKNINMQSQEGYFLGGRSLLALTIGSSTLLANLSTEQLVGLSGQTYTGSMASMAWEVTTPVALIFMAFMFLPKYLRAGVTTVTEFLEKRYDQRTRQIVSLLMLLGFASSFLPTVLYSGSLVLDQIFDISSVLGTSQFFTVLIVSAGIGLVGMLYIVFGGLKAIASADSLYGVGLIAGGILILVLGLMALGNGNMFNGVGTLTSEHTDKLNAIDGSNDAQVPWPTIFMGLLFNNLFYFCINQAIVQRPLAARNLKEGQKGVMITALFKLFGAFYIVLPGVIAYHLYGSSLANGDAAYPTLVTDLLPPVLTGVFAAILFGAVLSSFNGGINSVITLFTLDLYKPLFHPDADEAALVRSGQRFAMIVAIVSIFISPFILFAPSGLYNYLQEMFGFFNTPVLAIMVVGFYTKKVSPFAAKVAVPVHIIFYGASKVFIGELNFLYVLSVLFPLSVIVMLVVGKFKPMEEPFEFKNEAPVDMVPWKYAKPAAAGLVIGIGILYVIFSPLGVAS comes from the coding sequence ATGTTTTCACTTTTTACATTCATACTCATTACTATCGCTATTGCCGGCTACGCTGCCTACCGGACGAAAAACATTAATATGCAGAGCCAGGAGGGATATTTTCTCGGTGGCCGCAGCCTGCTGGCGCTCACCATCGGCTCATCCACCCTGCTTGCCAATCTCTCCACTGAGCAGCTTGTCGGCCTGAGCGGCCAGACCTACACCGGCTCAATGGCTTCGATGGCCTGGGAGGTTACCACGCCGGTTGCGCTCATTTTTATGGCATTTATGTTTTTACCTAAATACTTACGGGCGGGAGTAACTACCGTTACCGAGTTTCTTGAAAAACGCTATGATCAGCGGACGAGGCAGATCGTTTCGCTGCTCATGCTGCTTGGGTTTGCGTCATCATTTCTGCCGACAGTTCTGTATTCCGGCTCGCTTGTGCTCGACCAGATATTTGATATTTCGAGTGTGCTCGGCACGAGCCAGTTTTTTACTGTTTTAATTGTTTCTGCCGGCATCGGGCTTGTCGGCATGCTTTATATAGTATTTGGCGGTCTGAAGGCTATTGCCTCTGCTGATTCACTGTACGGAGTCGGATTAATTGCCGGCGGGATTCTTATTCTCGTGCTCGGGCTCATGGCGCTCGGTAATGGCAATATGTTTAACGGAGTGGGGACGCTCACCTCAGAGCATACAGACAAGTTAAACGCCATTGATGGCAGCAATGATGCCCAGGTACCCTGGCCGACGATATTTATGGGGCTATTGTTTAACAACCTGTTTTATTTTTGTATCAATCAGGCCATTGTTCAGCGCCCGCTTGCAGCACGTAATTTGAAGGAAGGACAGAAGGGTGTCATGATTACTGCTTTATTTAAGCTGTTTGGCGCCTTCTATATTGTGCTTCCGGGCGTGATTGCCTATCACCTGTACGGCAGCAGTCTCGCCAATGGCGACGCCGCCTACCCGACGCTCGTCACCGATCTTCTGCCGCCGGTACTGACCGGCGTGTTCGCAGCTATTTTGTTTGGGGCTGTCCTGAGCTCGTTTAACGGAGGCATCAACAGCGTTATTACGCTGTTTACGCTTGACTTGTATAAACCGTTGTTTCATCCGGATGCCGATGAAGCAGCCCTCGTCCGTTCCGGGCAGCGGTTTGCCATGATTGTCGCCATTGTCTCCATCTTTATTTCGCCTTTTATTTTGTTTGCCCCTTCCGGGTTATACAATTATCTGCAGGAGATGTTTGGCTTCTTTAACACCCCCGTGCTTGCCATTATGGTCGTCGGCTTTTATACCAAAAAAGTGTCGCCGTTTGCCGCAAAGGTGGCTGTACCGGTGCACATCATTTTTTATGGTGCAAGCAAGGTCTTTATTGGAGAACTCAATTTCCTTTATGTACTGAGTGTACTGTTTCCCCTCAGCGTTATTGTCATGCTTGTTGTCGGGAAATTTAAACCGATGGAGGAGCCCTTCGAATTCAAAAATGAAGCGCCTGTGGATATGGTGCCGTGGAAATACGCCAAGCCGGCGGCAGCCGGCCTCGTTATCGGTATCGGTATTCTTTATGTAATCTTTTCCCCTCTCGGCGTCGCTTCCTGA
- a CDS encoding aldo/keto reductase: protein MERILLGETDIEVSRVGLGTWAMGGVMWQNEPDGDAAVKTVRQAIDSGITTIDTAPDYGLGNSEAFIGKALSQAGIARDQVQLFGKPGVNWNENKELFRDMRPDKVETEIDNTLRRLNTDYLDLYQIHWPDHETGMEQMGEVMNRLYEKGKIRAVGVSNFTPDEMEELRRYVPLHTTQNQYNMFQRELKPWFEYAERNHIAGITWGTFAHSLLTGKVDAQSTFTNEDIRASLPLYQNNSRNYYLAAVRELQEFAHERNKTIAQLAARWTLENPGISMCLWGARTPEQIKEAEGVDGWILDQEEMEHIEDILAKHVPSLQDNQLNIYAPPERSDV, encoded by the coding sequence ATGGAACGAATTTTATTAGGAGAAACAGATATAGAAGTGTCCCGCGTAGGCTTAGGCACATGGGCAATGGGGGGCGTAATGTGGCAGAATGAGCCGGACGGGGATGCCGCAGTGAAAACGGTCCGGCAGGCGATCGATTCAGGGATTACGACGATTGATACAGCACCGGATTACGGGCTCGGAAACTCCGAAGCGTTTATCGGCAAAGCATTAAGCCAGGCCGGTATCGCAAGGGATCAGGTACAGCTGTTTGGAAAGCCCGGCGTTAACTGGAACGAAAATAAAGAGCTTTTCCGGGACATGCGCCCGGATAAAGTAGAAACGGAAATAGATAACACACTGCGTCGTTTGAACACGGATTATTTAGATTTATATCAAATTCACTGGCCCGATCATGAAACCGGTATGGAACAAATGGGAGAAGTAATGAACAGGCTTTATGAAAAAGGAAAAATACGCGCTGTTGGTGTAAGCAATTTCACTCCGGACGAGATGGAAGAATTACGCCGGTACGTGCCGCTGCATACCACGCAGAATCAGTACAATATGTTCCAGCGGGAACTAAAGCCATGGTTTGAATATGCAGAGCGCAATCATATTGCCGGCATTACCTGGGGCACGTTCGCCCACAGCCTTCTGACCGGCAAGGTGGATGCCCAAAGCACGTTTACAAATGAAGACATTCGCGCGAGTCTGCCTTTGTACCAGAACAACAGCAGAAACTACTATTTGGCAGCCGTCAGAGAGCTGCAGGAGTTTGCTCACGAGCGAAACAAAACGATCGCCCAGCTTGCAGCACGATGGACGCTTGAAAATCCCGGCATCAGCATGTGCCTCTGGGGAGCAAGGACTCCGGAACAGATTAAGGAAGCCGAGGGCGTCGACGGCTGGATACTTGATCAGGAGGAAATGGAGCATATTGAAGATATTCTCGCTAAACACGTTCCTTCGCTTCAGGACAATCAATTAAATATTTATGCTCCGCCTGAACGTTCAGACGTATAG
- a CDS encoding NAD(P)-dependent oxidoreductase: MKIVVFGATGNTGKRFVRKALKEGSEVVVYARQPEKLLIDNENLTVHEGKITNYQNVYDSLKGADAVVSLLGRKEAAKGTPLSTGMSHIVNAMQERNISRLVAVTSSDVKIPKDGASKRFSLLTAGWKVAKFKGSNENANAADIIRQSNLDWTLVRVPVLSDKPSGENAPTVGYPGRHDLKNTLYRQTLVDFLYEQLETSDFSREAPVLSN; the protein is encoded by the coding sequence ATGAAAATAGTTGTATTTGGTGCGACGGGCAATACCGGAAAACGTTTTGTTCGAAAAGCATTAAAAGAGGGCAGCGAGGTAGTGGTTTATGCCCGCCAGCCGGAAAAATTATTAATTGATAACGAAAATTTAACTGTTCATGAAGGAAAAATTACGAATTACCAGAACGTTTATGACTCCCTAAAGGGCGCTGACGCAGTGGTCAGCCTGCTCGGACGCAAGGAAGCGGCGAAGGGAACGCCTCTCAGTACAGGCATGTCCCACATCGTGAATGCGATGCAGGAGCGAAACATCAGCCGTCTCGTGGCAGTCACGAGCTCGGATGTAAAAATCCCGAAGGACGGCGCGTCCAAGCGATTCAGTCTGCTCACCGCGGGATGGAAAGTGGCGAAGTTTAAAGGCTCAAATGAAAATGCGAATGCCGCTGATATTATCCGACAGTCAAATCTGGACTGGACCCTGGTGCGGGTGCCAGTGCTTTCCGATAAGCCTTCCGGCGAAAACGCGCCCACCGTAGGCTATCCCGGCCGGCATGATCTGAAAAACACTCTCTACCGCCAGACGCTGGTGGATTTTCTGTACGAACAGCTTGAAACGAGTGACTTTTCCAGGGAAGCTCCTGTATTAAGCAACTAA
- a CDS encoding zinc-binding alcohol dehydrogenase family protein has product MKAIGFKKHLPIEEDTSFEMFDIAKSEPKGRDLLVRVQAVSVNPVDTKIRGGNEGTEEAEPQILGFDAAGIVESVGEEASLFQPGDEVYYAGSNLRPGSNQEYQLVDERIVGRRPVQLSMAESAAMPLTAITAYEALFDRIGIVPERDRGASVLVLNGAGGVGSIAIQLAKWAGLDVVATASREETTAWCEQMGADKVINHHQPLLKQLQDAGYDGVDYILCFTDTAQHWSGMAECIRPQGTICSIVETEEPLPLTDLQAKSAAFMWEFMFTRSIYQTEDMIRQHVILGELADLFDQSTIKPTVTDTLTPLNAEQMKEAHRRVESGKTIGKIVLEHWE; this is encoded by the coding sequence ATGAAAGCAATAGGATTTAAAAAGCATCTTCCAATTGAAGAGGATACAAGCTTTGAGATGTTTGATATTGCCAAATCCGAACCAAAGGGCCGGGACCTGCTTGTGCGTGTGCAGGCGGTATCCGTGAACCCGGTGGATACAAAAATCCGCGGAGGAAATGAAGGAACGGAAGAAGCAGAACCGCAGATTCTCGGCTTTGACGCAGCCGGTATAGTGGAATCAGTAGGTGAAGAGGCGTCGTTGTTTCAGCCTGGTGATGAAGTATATTATGCAGGAAGCAATCTGCGGCCCGGCTCCAATCAGGAATATCAGCTGGTGGATGAGCGGATAGTGGGAAGGCGGCCTGTCCAGCTTTCAATGGCCGAAAGTGCCGCGATGCCTTTAACCGCTATTACTGCGTACGAAGCGTTGTTTGACCGGATTGGAATTGTACCGGAGCGGGACCGCGGGGCGTCCGTACTCGTGTTAAACGGCGCTGGTGGCGTCGGATCCATTGCGATTCAGCTCGCCAAATGGGCCGGTCTTGACGTAGTTGCAACGGCTTCACGTGAAGAAACGACTGCCTGGTGCGAACAGATGGGGGCAGATAAAGTGATTAATCACCATCAGCCTTTGCTCAAGCAGCTCCAGGATGCAGGGTATGACGGGGTCGACTATATTCTCTGCTTCACCGATACGGCCCAGCACTGGTCAGGAATGGCTGAGTGTATTCGTCCGCAGGGAACCATCTGTTCTATTGTAGAGACAGAGGAGCCACTTCCGCTGACCGACCTGCAGGCAAAGAGCGCCGCCTTTATGTGGGAGTTTATGTTCACACGGTCGATCTATCAGACGGAGGATATGATCCGCCAGCACGTCATTTTGGGTGAACTGGCTGATCTGTTTGACCAGTCGACCATCAAGCCAACGGTGACGGATACGCTGACACCGTTGAATGCCGAACAGATGAAAGAGGCACACCGGCGGGTGGAATCAGGTAAAACGATCGGGAAAATTGTTCTTGAACACTGGGAGTAA
- the trhA gene encoding PAQR family membrane homeostasis protein TrhA produces MQDQTHTFTRREEFANAVTHGIGALLSAAALIIMIVFASLNASALHVVSVSIFGTSMLLSYVCSTLLHSFSPGRLKDLFEVFDHSAIYLFIAGTYTPFLFHALHGTLSWVLFSIVWGIAIIGIIFKAFFTKRFRILSTVFYIGMGWIIIIAWPALVSALPTGGLLLLVIGGVLYTAGTVFYMWRSFPYHHAVWHFFVLAGSSAHFFAVFFYVIPL; encoded by the coding sequence ATGCAGGATCAAACCCATACATTTACCAGACGGGAGGAATTCGCTAACGCAGTCACGCACGGCATCGGCGCTCTGCTGAGTGCTGCTGCGCTTATTATTATGATTGTTTTCGCTTCCCTCAACGCTTCAGCCCTTCATGTGGTCAGCGTTTCTATTTTCGGCACGTCCATGCTTCTCTCCTACGTATGCTCCACCCTGCTTCACAGCTTTTCACCGGGCAGACTGAAGGATTTATTTGAAGTCTTTGACCACTCTGCCATCTATCTGTTTATCGCCGGCACGTACACTCCGTTTCTGTTTCATGCGCTCCACGGCACTCTGAGCTGGGTGTTATTCAGCATTGTCTGGGGCATTGCCATCATCGGCATTATTTTTAAAGCATTCTTCACTAAACGGTTTCGTATTCTGTCTACTGTGTTTTACATCGGCATGGGCTGGATCATTATTATTGCCTGGCCGGCGCTCGTGAGCGCTCTGCCCACCGGCGGCCTGCTGCTGCTTGTTATTGGAGGCGTATTGTACACCGCCGGCACCGTCTTCTATATGTGGCGGAGCTTTCCCTACCATCACGCCGTCTGGCACTTTTTTGTTCTCGCCGGCTCCTCCGCACATTTCTTTGCCGTGTTTTTTTACGTCATTCCTTTGTAA
- a CDS encoding 5-methyltetrahydropteroyltriglutamate--homocysteine S-methyltransferase — protein MAQSASWRTKAPYRADQVGSLLRTAAIKEARENYANESISADELRRVEDKEIERIVQKQKETGLQAVTDGEFRRAWWHFDFLEDLIGVEAYDKDSGIQFEGVQTKARGIKVTGKIDFSDKHPMLEDFRYLHQITGSTEAKFTIPSPNMLHLRSEIETDLYSGPGDMIEDLAKAYQKAIQAFYDAGCRYLQLDDTSWAYLCSEEQVERMNQEGTDHRSLVERHARAVNEAIAYKPEDMTITMHICRGNFRSTWISSGGYEPVADILFGSVNVDGFFLEYDSDRAGDFQPLRFINREDVQVVLGLITSKSGELENAEDVKARIMEASEYVPLEQLCLSPQCGFASTEEGNVLTEDEQWKKLEHVVAIAKDVWQG, from the coding sequence ATGGCACAATCAGCATCCTGGCGGACAAAAGCTCCCTACCGGGCAGACCAGGTAGGAAGCCTTTTGCGTACTGCCGCTATTAAAGAAGCACGGGAAAACTATGCGAATGAATCCATTTCCGCAGACGAGCTGCGCCGTGTAGAGGATAAAGAAATCGAGCGCATCGTTCAGAAGCAAAAAGAAACAGGGCTTCAGGCTGTCACAGATGGAGAGTTCCGCCGCGCCTGGTGGCACTTTGACTTTCTTGAAGATTTAATTGGCGTGGAGGCCTACGATAAAGACTCGGGTATACAGTTTGAAGGCGTGCAGACGAAGGCCCGCGGTATTAAAGTGACCGGGAAAATTGATTTCAGCGATAAGCACCCGATGCTCGAGGATTTCCGGTACCTTCATCAGATCACCGGGAGCACCGAGGCAAAATTTACGATCCCAAGTCCGAATATGCTGCACCTTCGAAGCGAGATTGAAACCGACCTTTACAGCGGCCCGGGGGACATGATCGAAGACCTGGCGAAGGCGTATCAAAAAGCAATTCAGGCGTTTTATGATGCTGGATGCCGCTACCTGCAGCTCGACGACACATCTTGGGCATACCTGTGCTCCGAGGAACAGGTGGAGCGGATGAACCAGGAGGGCACCGACCATCGTTCCCTGGTCGAACGCCATGCACGCGCGGTCAATGAAGCCATTGCTTACAAGCCGGAGGATATGACGATTACAATGCACATCTGCCGGGGCAATTTCCGTTCCACGTGGATCTCTTCCGGCGGCTATGAGCCGGTAGCTGATATTTTGTTTGGCAGCGTCAACGTGGACGGCTTTTTCCTCGAGTATGACAGCGACCGTGCCGGTGATTTCCAGCCGCTCCGCTTCATTAACCGCGAGGACGTGCAGGTCGTGCTCGGCCTGATCACCTCCAAAAGCGGAGAGCTTGAAAACGCGGAGGACGTGAAAGCAAGAATCATGGAAGCCTCTGAGTATGTTCCGCTTGAGCAGCTGTGCCTGAGCCCGCAGTGCGGATTCGCATCGACAGAGGAAGGCAACGTTCTTACTGAAGACGAACAGTGGAAAAAGCTCGAGCACGTCGTAGCCATCGCAAAAGATGTATGGCAGGGATAA